Part of the Streptomyces sp. NBC_01264 genome, CCATGAGCCACAGTCCGGGCTCGGCCTTGTGCTTGACGAGTGCCTTCATGGGGGTGGCTCCAGGCATGCGGAAGGGAGCGCCACTGGGCGTGCGGGCCGGGCAGCGTTCGGACAGCACCAATCTGCCGACCTGCGGGTGATCAGTCCATCGAGGATTTCTTAAGCGGGTCCACAGCCCAGCTTCACGCCTATGCTCCTCAGGTGACGGGCAGGGGCCGGGGAGTGGGCCGGGCCGGGAATGGGGAGGTGAGGGGCGTGCCGAGTCTGCGCAGCAGAGCGCTTTCGGTCGCGCTGATCGCGGCGGGACGGCGAAGACGGTTCGGGAGCGCCGAGGCGGTCCGTACCCAAGTGGCGGAATCGATGCGGCGCCCGGCGTCGCACCTTCCCCCGCGTTCGCTCGGCCGGGTGGCGGAGGTCTCGCGGACCTTCGTCGGGGCCTGGCCGGTGTACGAGGTCTCGCCGCTCGGCGCGGAACCGGCGGCCCGGGTGCTGTACATGCACGGCGGCGGGTACATCAACGAACTGGTCCGGGCGCACTGGTCGCTGATCCGCACCCTGGTCACGCAGGCGCAGGCCCGCGTGGTCGTACCGGCGTACATACTCGCCCCGCGCGGAACCGCCGACCGGACCGTCCCGGTCGCCGCCGACCTGCTCAGCGGGCTGATCGCGAGCGGGGGCGCCGGCGGCACGGTGCTCCTCGGTGATTCGGCGGGCGGCG contains:
- a CDS encoding alpha/beta hydrolase fold domain-containing protein; this translates as MPSLRSRALSVALIAAGRRRRFGSAEAVRTQVAESMRRPASHLPPRSLGRVAEVSRTFVGAWPVYEVSPLGAEPAARVLYMHGGGYINELVRAHWSLIRTLVTQAQARVVVPAYILAPRGTADRTVPVAADLLSGLIASGGAGGTVLLGDSAGGGLALAAAQRLRDRNGAQPSRIVLISPWLDVSMSHPDQAAIEAGDPMLARPGLREAGRLYAGNLAADDPRVSPLHGSFAGLAPLTVFTGTRDVLTTDSRELLHRARAAGAEVEFIEEPGLPHDYPLMPLPEGRAARDRIVELVRATAADS